From a region of the Tachysurus fulvidraco isolate hzauxx_2018 chromosome 5, HZAU_PFXX_2.0, whole genome shotgun sequence genome:
- the LOC113647618 gene encoding tetraspanin-1, producing the protein MGFFEFAKVMMVVYNLLILMAGSGLMAAGFWVQFNGDVLGSSLLGVFSVTTVNNIRMNIFFIIVGIIMALLGILGCCGAKKESKCLLIMFFSIIAIIFISEVTIGIFSLIYSSYVGNLLKSWAKPVLQKQYGSDFQLTNQWNMTMTKLKCCGFNNYTDFVGSYYSTLYGEIYHSSCCANTTIICTMENARNSTVQGCFKNLESSLDVLLYILGATAAGVGGIEIGAMIVSLYLFCYLDKDAS; encoded by the exons ATGGGATTCTTCGAATTTGCCAAAGTTATGATGGTTGTGTACAACTTGTTAATCCTG atggcAGGCTCGGGCTTGATGGCTGCGGGGTTTTGGGTGCAGTTCAATGGAGATGTCCTGGGATCGAGCTTACTGGGGGTTTTCTCTGTGACCACAGTGAACAACATCAGAATGAACATATTCTTCATTATTGTTGGAATTATAATGGCCCTGCTGGGAATTTTGGGCTGCTGTGgggcaaaaaaagaaagcaagtgTCTCCTGATAATG TTCTTTTCCATCATTGCCATCATTTTCATCTCGGAGGTGACGATTGGGATTTTCAGCTTGATTTATTCTTCATAT gttGGGAATCTTTTAAAATCATGGGCCAAACCAGTCCTGCAGAAACAATATGGAAGCGATTTTCAGTTAACCAACCAGTGGAACATGACCATGACAAAG CTGAAGTGTTGTGGTTTTAATAACTACACTGACTTCGTTGGATCCTATTATTCTACGCTCTATGGTGAGATTTACCATTCCAGCTGTTGTGCAAACACAACAATCATATGTACTATGGAGAACGCACGTAACAGCACGGTACAG GGCTGTTTTAAAAATCTTGAAAGCTCCCTAGATGTACTTCTTTACATTCTGGGGGCAACCGCAGCAGGGGTTGGAGGTATCGAG ATTGGAGCGATGATTGTGTCCTTGTACCTTTTCTGTTACCTGGACAAAGATGCCAGTTGA